In the Malania oleifera isolate guangnan ecotype guangnan chromosome 1, ASM2987363v1, whole genome shotgun sequence genome, one interval contains:
- the LOC131156292 gene encoding dirigent protein 19-like encodes MAVSVHYFFLILPTLLLLLLPFKATSTTSHHHHHHHHHHHHHHHDGGKLKSLHFTLFQQETVNKTGYIIVTGVAGPSVGQTTTPFGTLFAFQDPLTTKPNISSKIVGTAQGTTVTSSLDGLENISVAKISLSVKGHKGSISVVGGTHNIKPSDHPLVGGTGDFMFVQGYVTSSPVDLKGLTVVYKIEFHLYWPPYATQFSSAS; translated from the coding sequence ATGGCTGTCTCTGTGCACTACTTCTTTCTCATTCTTCCcactctcctcctcctcctcctcccatTCAAGGCCACCTCTACCACTTCacaccatcaccatcaccatcaccaccaccaccaccaccaccaccacgaCGGCGGCAAGCTCAAATCCCTCCACTTCACCCTCTTTCAACAGGAAACCGTCAACAAAACGGGGTACATAATAGTGACGGGGGTGGCCGGACCAAGCGTCGGCCAAACCACAACCCCTTTTGGCACCTTGTTCGCCTTCCAGGATCCCCTGACCACCAAGcccaacatatcttccaaaattgTAGGGACTGCACAGGGAACTACCGTCACCTCGAGCCTTGATGGGCTTGAGAACATTTCAGTCGCCAAGATTAGCCTGAGCGTGAAGGGTCACAAAGGGTCCATCTCCGTCGTCGGAGGCACACATAACATCAAGCCTTCCGATCATCCGCTGGTGGGAGGCACCGGCGACTTCATGTTTGTTCAGGGCTACGTGACGTCGTCTCCGGTAGATCTCAAGGGCCTCACTGTGGTCTACAAGATTGAATTCCACCTTTACTGGCCTCCATATGCTACTCAATTTTCTTCTGCATCCTAA